From one Microbacterium sp. 10M-3C3 genomic stretch:
- a CDS encoding substrate-binding domain-containing protein produces MLDALSAESVRVPDDVLVTGFDGTSGARLSEPALTTVRQPMEAMGRAAAASSPVPSPPPTGRRSTSCSRRASRCVAAAAAASP; encoded by the coding sequence GTGCTCGACGCGCTCTCCGCGGAAAGTGTGCGCGTCCCCGACGACGTCCTCGTGACGGGCTTCGACGGCACGTCGGGTGCGCGCCTGTCCGAGCCCGCGCTCACGACCGTCCGACAGCCGATGGAGGCGATGGGCCGTGCCGCCGCCGCATCCTCGCCGGTGCCGTCGCCCCCGCCGACGGGGCGCCGTTCGACATCGTGTTCGCGCCGCGCCTCGAGGTGCGTCGCAGCTGCGGCTGCCGCTAGCCCCTGA
- a CDS encoding pyridoxal phosphate-dependent aminotransferase, with amino-acid sequence MTSRAPLSRKLSAIAESATLKVDAKAKALQAAGRPVVSYAAGEPDFATPSFIVEAAAEALRDPANFRYTPAAGLPVLREAIAAKTHRDSGLDVAPTQIIVTNGGKQAVYQAFQTVVNPGDEVLLPAPYWTTYPEAIALADGVPVEVFAGADQDYKVTVAQLEAARTDKTTVLVFVSPSNPTGAVYTPEETAAIGEWALEHGIWVITDEIYQNLVYEGARAVSIVEAVPALADQTILVNGVAKTYAMTGWRVGWMIGPADAMKLAGNLQSHLSSNVNNIAQRAAVAALTGPQSEAEQFRAAFDRRRRLIVSELAKIPGVTVPNPLGAFYVYPDVTGLLGREWAGTTPTTTLELADLILDQAEVAVVPGEAFGPSGYLRLSYALGDEQLLEGVQRLQRLFGAA; translated from the coding sequence GTGACATCCCGCGCTCCCCTCTCCCGCAAGCTGTCCGCCATCGCCGAGTCCGCGACGCTCAAGGTCGATGCGAAGGCCAAGGCGCTGCAGGCCGCCGGCCGTCCGGTCGTCTCCTACGCCGCCGGCGAGCCCGACTTCGCGACGCCGTCGTTCATCGTGGAGGCGGCGGCCGAGGCGCTGCGCGACCCCGCCAACTTCCGCTACACGCCGGCGGCGGGACTGCCCGTGCTGCGCGAGGCGATCGCGGCCAAGACGCACCGCGACTCGGGGCTCGACGTCGCCCCGACGCAGATCATCGTCACCAACGGCGGCAAGCAGGCCGTGTACCAGGCGTTCCAGACCGTCGTGAACCCCGGCGACGAGGTGCTGCTGCCCGCGCCCTACTGGACGACGTACCCCGAGGCGATCGCGCTGGCCGACGGCGTGCCCGTCGAGGTCTTCGCCGGTGCCGACCAGGACTACAAGGTCACCGTCGCCCAGCTCGAGGCCGCCCGCACCGACAAGACGACGGTGCTCGTGTTCGTGTCGCCGTCGAACCCCACCGGCGCGGTGTACACCCCCGAGGAGACCGCGGCGATCGGCGAGTGGGCACTCGAGCACGGCATCTGGGTGATCACCGACGAGATCTACCAGAACCTCGTCTACGAGGGCGCCCGCGCCGTGTCGATCGTCGAGGCCGTGCCGGCCCTGGCCGACCAGACGATCCTCGTCAACGGCGTCGCCAAGACGTACGCGATGACCGGATGGCGCGTGGGCTGGATGATCGGACCCGCGGACGCGATGAAGCTCGCCGGCAACCTGCAGTCGCACCTGTCGAGCAACGTCAACAACATCGCCCAGCGCGCCGCCGTGGCAGCCCTCACCGGCCCGCAGAGCGAGGCCGAGCAGTTCCGCGCGGCCTTCGACCGCCGCCGGCGGCTCATCGTGTCGGAGCTCGCGAAGATCCCGGGCGTGACGGTGCCGAACCCGCTCGGCGCGTTCTACGTCTACCCCGACGTCACGGGCCTGCTCGGTCGCGAATGGGCCGGGACGACCCCCACGACGACCCTGGAACTCGCCGACCTCATTCTCGACCAGGCCGAGGTCGCCGTGGTGCCGGGCGAGGCGTTCGGCCCGAGCGGCTACCTGCGCCTGTCGTACGCGCTCGGCGACGAGCAGCTCCTCGAGGGCGTGCAGCGCCTGCAGCGCCTGTTCGGCGCCGCGTAG
- the aceA gene encoding isocitrate lyase — MTIQATPGTGPLRAGDQTQTAAELQEQWDTDPRWDGIERTYTAEDVVRLRGTVGEEHTLARRGAENFWNLLHTEDYVRALGAYTGGQAVQQVRAGLKAIYLSGWQVAADGNLAGQTYPDQSLYPANSVPAVVRRINNALLRQDQLERAEGDVTRDWLAPIVADAEAGFGGPLNAYELAGALIAAGAAAIHWEDQLASEKKCGHLGGKVLVPTQQHIRTLNAARLAADVAGIPTVMIARTDALAADLLTSDIDERDRAFVTGERTSEGFYRVRPGLDAVISRGLAFAPYADLLWVETGEPDITLARAFAQAIHERFPGKKLAYNCSPSFNWKRHLDDDQIATFQAELADLGYAFQFITLAGFHALNHSMFDLASGYAERAMSAYVDLQEAEFAAEASGYTATRHQREAGTGYFDVVSTALNPDSATLALAGSTETAQFH; from the coding sequence ATGACGATCCAGGCCACCCCGGGCACGGGCCCACTGCGTGCCGGCGACCAGACGCAGACCGCCGCCGAGCTGCAGGAGCAGTGGGACACCGACCCCCGCTGGGACGGTATCGAGCGCACCTACACGGCCGAGGACGTCGTCCGCCTGCGCGGCACCGTCGGCGAGGAGCACACCCTCGCCCGTCGCGGGGCCGAGAACTTCTGGAACCTCCTGCACACCGAGGACTACGTCCGCGCGCTCGGCGCCTACACCGGCGGACAGGCCGTGCAGCAGGTGCGCGCGGGACTGAAGGCCATCTACCTCTCCGGCTGGCAGGTCGCCGCCGACGGCAACCTCGCCGGCCAGACCTACCCCGACCAGAGCCTGTACCCCGCCAACTCGGTGCCGGCCGTGGTGCGGCGCATCAACAACGCGCTCCTGCGCCAGGACCAGCTCGAGCGCGCCGAGGGCGACGTGACCCGCGACTGGCTCGCCCCGATCGTCGCCGACGCCGAGGCCGGCTTCGGCGGACCGCTCAACGCGTACGAACTCGCGGGCGCCCTGATCGCGGCCGGCGCCGCCGCCATCCACTGGGAGGACCAGCTGGCCAGCGAGAAGAAGTGCGGCCACCTCGGCGGCAAGGTGCTCGTGCCCACGCAGCAGCACATCCGCACGCTCAACGCCGCGCGCCTGGCCGCCGACGTCGCCGGCATCCCGACCGTCATGATCGCGCGCACCGACGCGCTGGCCGCCGACCTGCTCACGAGCGACATCGACGAGCGCGACCGCGCCTTCGTCACCGGCGAGCGCACGAGCGAGGGCTTCTACCGCGTGCGGCCGGGGCTCGACGCGGTCATCAGCCGCGGGCTCGCGTTCGCGCCGTACGCCGACCTGCTGTGGGTCGAGACGGGCGAGCCCGACATCACCCTCGCCCGCGCCTTCGCCCAGGCGATCCACGAGCGCTTCCCCGGCAAGAAGCTCGCGTACAACTGCTCGCCGAGCTTCAACTGGAAGCGCCACCTCGACGACGACCAGATCGCGACGTTCCAGGCGGAGCTGGCCGACCTCGGCTACGCGTTCCAGTTCATCACGCTCGCCGGCTTCCACGCCCTGAACCACTCGATGTTCGATCTCGCCTCCGGGTACGCCGAGCGCGCCATGAGCGCGTACGTCGACCTGCAGGAGGCCGAGTTCGCCGCCGAGGCATCCGGCTACACCGCCACGCGCCACCAGCGCGAAGCGGGCACCGGGTACTTCGACGTCGTCTCCACGGCGCTCAACCCCGACAGCGCCACCCTCGCCCTCGCCGGCTCCACCGAGACCGCGCAGTTCCACTGA
- a CDS encoding flotillin family protein: MELAALGAVGLLVAIGVGVLVVLLVIVLILIRAWYRVAKADEALVIVGKRQKGATGDSRITVITGGGAIVNPLTQRAEMISLRARQIKMEPTAQSSNGVTVNVSGVALVKIGSDPESVRRAAERFASQDKAIEQFTTEQLEGALRGVVATLTVEELMRDRQRLSDQIAEGIKSDLSSQGLILDSFQIQGITDSNGYISALGATEVERVKREAEVARINAEREIRARQIATDEANLIEQTQLDKNTAAAKAEVGRANAEAEQAEALARAERQQAVLVQEAQNTQARLESEVNRVADADLYQRQKDADADAYALIKAAEAQAQIAAQEATAKRLRAEADADAIRVAGEARAAAIRAEAEALAQNQEALLAQRALEALVPMMAEFAKGYDKVGSVTVLGGEGASGHLAAESATGLRASFDAVRAATGIDLTAIIQGRAVGEALADAAHRDGTAPSAPAASAPEA; encoded by the coding sequence ATGGAACTGGCCGCGCTCGGAGCCGTCGGACTGCTCGTGGCGATCGGGGTGGGCGTTCTCGTCGTCCTCCTCGTGATCGTGCTCATCCTCATCCGCGCGTGGTACCGCGTGGCCAAGGCCGACGAGGCCCTCGTGATCGTCGGGAAGCGTCAGAAGGGCGCCACCGGCGACTCCCGCATCACGGTGATCACCGGCGGCGGCGCCATCGTCAACCCGCTCACGCAGCGCGCCGAGATGATCTCGCTGCGCGCCCGCCAGATCAAGATGGAGCCGACCGCGCAGTCCTCCAACGGCGTCACCGTCAACGTCAGCGGCGTCGCGCTCGTGAAGATCGGCTCCGACCCCGAGTCGGTCCGCCGTGCCGCCGAGCGCTTCGCGTCGCAGGACAAGGCGATCGAGCAGTTCACGACCGAGCAGCTCGAGGGTGCGCTGCGCGGCGTCGTGGCGACCCTCACGGTCGAGGAGCTCATGCGCGACCGGCAGCGCCTGTCGGACCAGATCGCCGAGGGCATCAAGAGCGACCTGTCGTCCCAGGGCCTCATCCTCGACTCGTTCCAGATCCAGGGCATCACCGACTCGAACGGCTACATCTCCGCCCTCGGCGCCACCGAGGTCGAGCGCGTCAAGCGCGAGGCCGAGGTCGCGCGCATCAACGCCGAGCGCGAGATCCGCGCACGCCAGATCGCCACCGACGAGGCGAACCTCATCGAGCAGACGCAGCTGGACAAGAACACCGCCGCCGCAAAGGCCGAGGTCGGGCGCGCCAACGCGGAGGCCGAGCAGGCCGAGGCGCTCGCGCGGGCCGAGCGCCAGCAGGCGGTGCTCGTGCAGGAGGCGCAGAACACGCAGGCGCGGCTGGAGTCCGAGGTCAATCGCGTCGCCGACGCCGACCTGTACCAGCGCCAGAAGGACGCCGACGCCGACGCGTACGCCCTCATCAAGGCGGCCGAGGCGCAGGCGCAGATCGCCGCGCAGGAGGCGACGGCCAAGCGCCTGCGCGCCGAGGCCGACGCCGACGCCATCCGGGTCGCCGGTGAGGCGCGGGCCGCCGCCATCCGCGCCGAGGCGGAGGCCCTCGCCCAGAACCAGGAGGCGCTGCTCGCCCAGCGCGCGCTCGAGGCGCTCGTGCCGATGATGGCCGAGTTCGCGAAGGGCTACGACAAGGTCGGCTCTGTCACCGTCCTCGGCGGCGAGGGCGCGAGCGGGCACCTCGCCGCGGAGTCCGCGACGGGGCTGCGCGCCTCGTTCGACGCCGTGCGCGCCGCGACCGGCATCGACCTGACCGCGATCATCCAGGGCCGCGCCGTGGGCGAAGCATTGGCGGATGCGGCGCACCGCGACGGCACCGCCCCGTCCGCTCCCGCCGCATCGGCGCCCGAGGCCTGA
- a CDS encoding UDP-N-acetylmuramate dehydrogenase, with product MPAIDPLPLSRLTTLRTGAEPARLVVAETADELVDTLRDTWASGEPWLVVGGGSNLFAGDEPFEGTVVLVRSRGIERRPGSRPGTVRVRVQAGHDWDDLVATTVAEGLAGIEAMSGIPGTVGAAPVQNVGAYGQEIVQTLVEVELLDEATGELSTVPAADLGLGFRTSVLKHHYGSVPQRVGVIVSVTLELEEVGGEPREVAGQQLRSALGLEPGASVSLAWIRDHVLATRRRKGMVLDEDDPDTWSAGSFFQNAIVSEAFARTLPPECPRWPLAPELAPVLVIPLAAFDGVVPPPVVAPAQVKVSAAWLIEHAGVHKGFRFPRSRAGLSTKHTLALTNRGGATAEEIAELARFVQQRVQSEFGLILQPEPVLVNVEL from the coding sequence ATGCCCGCGATCGATCCGCTCCCGCTCTCGCGCCTCACGACGCTGCGCACCGGCGCCGAGCCCGCGCGCCTGGTCGTGGCGGAGACGGCCGACGAGCTCGTCGACACGCTCCGCGACACGTGGGCGAGCGGCGAGCCGTGGCTCGTCGTGGGCGGCGGGTCGAACCTGTTCGCGGGCGACGAGCCGTTCGAGGGCACCGTCGTGCTCGTGCGCTCGCGCGGCATCGAGCGGCGGCCCGGCTCGCGGCCCGGCACCGTGCGCGTGCGCGTGCAGGCGGGGCACGACTGGGACGACCTCGTCGCGACGACAGTCGCGGAGGGGCTCGCCGGCATCGAGGCGATGTCGGGCATCCCCGGCACCGTCGGCGCAGCGCCGGTGCAGAACGTGGGCGCCTACGGGCAGGAGATCGTGCAGACCCTCGTCGAGGTCGAGCTGCTGGACGAGGCGACGGGCGAGCTGTCGACCGTGCCGGCGGCGGACCTCGGGCTCGGCTTCCGCACGTCCGTGCTCAAGCACCACTACGGATCGGTGCCGCAGCGCGTCGGGGTGATCGTGTCGGTGACGCTCGAGCTCGAGGAGGTCGGCGGCGAGCCGCGCGAGGTCGCGGGCCAGCAGCTGCGCTCCGCGCTCGGCCTCGAGCCCGGTGCATCCGTGTCGCTCGCGTGGATCCGCGATCACGTGCTCGCCACACGTCGGCGCAAGGGCATGGTGCTCGACGAGGACGACCCCGACACCTGGAGCGCCGGATCGTTCTTCCAGAATGCGATCGTGTCGGAGGCGTTCGCCCGGACGCTGCCGCCGGAATGCCCGCGCTGGCCGCTCGCACCCGAGCTCGCGCCCGTGCTCGTGATCCCCCTCGCCGCGTTCGACGGCGTCGTGCCGCCGCCGGTCGTGGCGCCCGCGCAGGTGAAGGTCAGCGCGGCGTGGCTCATCGAGCACGCGGGCGTGCACAAGGGCTTCCGCTTCCCGCGGTCGCGCGCGGGCCTGTCCACCAAGCACACGCTCGCCCTCACCAACCGCGGCGGAGCAACGGCCGAGGAGATCGCCGAACTCGCGCGCTTCGTGCAGCAGCGCGTGCAGTCGGAGTTCGGGCTCATCCTCCAGCCCGAGCCGGTCCTCGTGAACGTGGAGCTCTGA
- a CDS encoding helix-turn-helix transcriptional regulator: MSTATSAIEGADLPDDGEVDPLTIGRRIRHLRLERGLTLEALAAAVGRAPSQLSMIENGRREAKLSLLQAIARALGTTLDALLSTEPLDQRAAMEIALERAMRGSTFQSLGIAPFRIGKGVPDEVLRTMLALQGEIDRLHDERSATPEEARRANVALRRLMRTQDNYFPDLERRAREILAAVDHPGGPLTQRTASDIAGHLGFTLHYVPDLPQTTRSVADLRHGRLYLSSRVTAKGDPRTSVLQALSSRILGHSEPRSYADFLRQRVETNYLTGALLIPEESAVRFLSDAKAARAVSIEDLRDAYSVSYETAAHRFTNLATVHLGIPVHFLKVHESGVITKAYENDDVNFPTDRIGSIEGQMCCRRWTSRTVFDIDDRFNPYYQYTDTGNGTYWCTARVENSSEGAHSVSVGVRFDDTKWFLGRDTPHRGVSRHSVEVCCRRAPAELEGRWRENAWPNVRTPRTLLATLPTGAFPGVDTTDVYEFLESHAPR; encoded by the coding sequence ATGAGCACCGCGACGAGCGCGATCGAAGGGGCGGATCTTCCCGACGATGGGGAGGTGGATCCGCTGACCATCGGCCGACGCATCCGGCATCTCCGCCTCGAGCGCGGACTCACGCTCGAGGCTCTCGCCGCGGCGGTCGGCCGCGCGCCCAGCCAGCTGTCGATGATCGAGAACGGTCGACGGGAGGCCAAGCTGAGCCTGCTCCAGGCGATCGCGCGGGCGCTCGGCACGACGTTGGACGCCTTGCTGTCGACCGAGCCGCTCGACCAGCGGGCAGCCATGGAGATCGCGCTCGAGCGCGCGATGCGCGGGTCGACGTTCCAGTCGCTCGGCATCGCGCCCTTCCGCATCGGCAAGGGGGTGCCCGACGAGGTGCTGCGCACGATGCTGGCGCTCCAGGGCGAGATCGACCGGCTCCACGACGAGCGCTCCGCGACGCCCGAGGAGGCGCGCCGGGCGAACGTGGCCCTCCGGCGCCTCATGCGTACGCAGGACAACTACTTCCCCGACCTGGAGCGGCGCGCCCGCGAGATCCTCGCCGCGGTCGACCACCCGGGCGGGCCGCTCACCCAGCGCACCGCGAGCGACATCGCCGGGCATCTGGGATTCACCCTCCACTACGTGCCGGATCTGCCGCAGACCACGCGCAGCGTCGCCGACCTGCGTCACGGCCGGCTGTACCTCTCCAGCCGCGTGACAGCCAAGGGCGACCCGCGCACGTCGGTGCTGCAGGCGCTGTCCAGCCGCATCCTCGGCCACTCCGAGCCGCGCAGTTACGCCGACTTCCTCCGTCAGCGCGTCGAGACCAACTACCTCACCGGCGCGCTGCTCATCCCCGAGGAGTCGGCGGTGAGGTTCCTCAGCGACGCCAAGGCCGCGCGTGCCGTGAGCATCGAAGACCTGCGCGACGCCTATTCGGTGTCGTACGAGACGGCGGCGCACCGCTTCACGAACCTTGCGACGGTGCACCTGGGCATCCCGGTGCACTTCCTGAAAGTGCACGAGTCGGGCGTCATCACGAAGGCGTACGAGAACGACGACGTCAACTTCCCGACCGATCGCATCGGCTCGATCGAGGGCCAGATGTGCTGCCGCCGATGGACGAGCCGCACGGTGTTCGACATCGACGACCGCTTCAATCCGTACTACCAGTACACCGACACGGGCAACGGCACGTACTGGTGCACCGCGCGCGTGGAGAACTCGAGCGAAGGTGCGCACTCGGTGAGCGTGGGGGTGCGCTTCGACGACACGAAGTGGTTCCTGGGACGTGACACGCCCCATCGCGGGGTGTCCCGTCACTCCGTGGAGGTCTGCTGCCGTCGCGCACCCGCGGAGCTCGAAGGGCGCTGGCGCGAGAACGCGTGGCCGAACGTCCGGACGCCCAGGACCCTTCTCGCGACGCTCCCCACCGGCGCCTTCCCGGGCGTCGACACGACCGACGTCTACGAGTTCCTCGAGAGCCACGCCCCACGCTGA
- a CDS encoding DUF2834 domain-containing protein: MTRRWPPLAIAYLVLALAGLVGTFVLNVWSVVLMRDYLGDLFGSGPAVGSIGVDLLVVAIAGSVFIVVEARRLGMRRAWLYIVLSAVTAFAFSFPLFLAMRERRLAQPAK, from the coding sequence ATGACCCGCCGCTGGCCGCCGCTCGCGATCGCCTATCTCGTCCTCGCCCTCGCCGGGCTCGTCGGCACGTTCGTGCTCAACGTGTGGTCGGTCGTGCTGATGCGCGACTACCTCGGCGACCTGTTCGGGTCGGGTCCGGCGGTCGGCTCGATCGGCGTCGACCTGCTCGTCGTGGCGATCGCCGGCTCGGTCTTCATCGTCGTCGAGGCGCGGCGGCTCGGGATGCGGCGGGCGTGGCTGTACATCGTGCTGTCCGCGGTGACCGCATTCGCGTTCTCGTTCCCGCTGTTCCTCGCGATGCGGGAGCGCCGCCTGGCTCAGCCGGCGAAGTAG
- a CDS encoding M18 family aminopeptidase produces MPAPAALAHADDLADFVAASPSSFHAAAEVARRLVAAGFSTLAEDAPWPAQPGGRFVVVRDGAAIAWRVPEGATPATPVRVFGAHSDSPGFVLKPRPTTGRFGWLQAGVEIYGGPLLNSWLDRELRLAGRLVLDDGSTVLADSGPLLRLPQLAIHLDRSANEGLTLDRQAHTQPVWGLGEADSADILAAVAASSGVDPARVRGYDLATADAARGAVFGRDDVFFASGRLDDLASVHAGVVALAEAPHPTDHVAMLAVFDHEEVGSATRSGASGPFLADVLERVALALGADRDAHLRALADSWCVSSDVGHAVHPNYPEKHDPVVKPRLGSGPILKINANQRYATDGVGTAAWHAWCADAGVRSQEFVSNNAVPCGSTIGPLTATRLGIRTVDVGIPILSMHSARELAGVDDLHALARVAAAYFAG; encoded by the coding sequence GTGCCCGCACCCGCCGCCCTGGCCCACGCCGACGACCTGGCCGACTTCGTCGCCGCGTCGCCCTCGAGCTTCCACGCCGCCGCCGAGGTCGCGCGCCGCCTCGTCGCCGCCGGATTCTCGACGCTCGCGGAGGATGCACCCTGGCCCGCGCAGCCCGGCGGCCGCTTCGTCGTCGTGCGCGACGGCGCCGCCATCGCGTGGCGCGTGCCGGAGGGGGCGACGCCGGCGACGCCCGTGCGCGTGTTCGGCGCGCACAGCGACTCGCCTGGCTTCGTGCTCAAGCCGCGCCCCACGACGGGGCGCTTCGGATGGCTGCAGGCGGGCGTCGAGATCTACGGCGGCCCACTGCTGAACTCGTGGCTCGATCGGGAGCTGCGCCTGGCGGGCCGCCTCGTCCTCGACGACGGCTCGACCGTGCTCGCCGACTCCGGGCCGCTCCTGCGCCTGCCGCAGCTCGCGATCCACCTCGACCGCTCGGCCAACGAGGGGCTCACGCTCGACCGGCAGGCGCACACGCAGCCGGTGTGGGGGCTCGGCGAGGCGGACTCGGCCGACATCCTCGCCGCCGTCGCCGCGTCCTCGGGTGTCGACCCGGCCCGCGTCCGGGGCTACGACCTCGCGACCGCGGATGCGGCGCGCGGCGCCGTGTTCGGCCGCGACGACGTGTTCTTCGCCTCCGGTCGGCTCGACGACCTCGCCTCGGTGCACGCCGGCGTCGTCGCGCTCGCCGAGGCGCCGCATCCGACCGACCACGTCGCGATGCTCGCCGTCTTCGACCACGAGGAGGTCGGCTCGGCCACCCGTTCGGGCGCGTCCGGCCCGTTCCTCGCCGACGTGCTCGAGCGCGTCGCGCTCGCGCTCGGCGCCGACCGCGACGCGCACCTGCGCGCGCTCGCCGACAGCTGGTGCGTCTCGAGCGACGTCGGCCACGCGGTGCATCCGAACTACCCCGAGAAGCACGATCCCGTCGTGAAGCCGCGGTTGGGCAGCGGACCGATCCTCAAGATCAACGCGAACCAGCGCTACGCGACCGACGGCGTGGGGACCGCGGCGTGGCACGCGTGGTGCGCCGACGCGGGGGTCCGGTCGCAGGAGTTCGTCTCGAACAACGCGGTGCCGTGCGGGTCGACGATCGGGCCGCTCACCGCGACGCGGCTGGGGATCCGCACCGTCGACGTCGGCATCCCGATCCTCTCGATGCACTCGGCGCGCGAGCTCGCCGGCGTCGACGACCTGCACGCGCTCGCGCGCGTCGCCGCCGCCTACTTCGCCGGCTGA
- the aceB gene encoding malate synthase A, with protein sequence MTLADAPPQPTTATPPPAPSSIRVTAPVPGRFAEILTPGALAFLDELHRRFGGRRHDRLADRERRRFEIGNGHDPHFRDDTRHIREDASWRVAGAGPGLEDRRVEITGPTDPKMTINALNSGAKVWLADQEDATSPTWANVIGGQLSLRDAIRGQLSYTSPEGKTYEVTAAETPTIVMRPRGWHLPEKHIEVTDRAGRRLAASGSLVDFGLYAFHNARELIARGRGPYFYLAKLESAEEARLWDDVFTFTEAHLDIPHGTIRATVLIETLPAAFEMEEILYELRDHCAGLNAGRWDYIFSIIKNYRGRGARFVLPDRSDVTMTVPFMRAYTELLVKTCHARGAYAIGGMSAFIPNRRDPEVTARAFEKVAADKKREAGDGFDGTWVAHPDLIPIARAEFDAVLGERPNQLDRQRDDVHVSPADLLDVRIGRPITAAGVHGNVSVALRYIEAWLRGLGAVAIDNLMEDAATAEISRSQIWQWIHQDQATAEGEPITREYVERVVERVLGEVERTAGDRFDDAAEVFREVALRPEFPTFLTTPAYARYFD encoded by the coding sequence ATGACCCTGGCGGATGCCCCGCCGCAGCCCACGACCGCGACGCCGCCCCCGGCGCCCTCCTCGATCCGCGTGACCGCGCCGGTCCCCGGCCGGTTCGCCGAGATCCTCACGCCCGGCGCCCTCGCCTTCCTCGACGAGCTGCACCGCCGCTTCGGCGGCCGGCGTCACGATCGCCTCGCCGACCGCGAGCGCCGTCGCTTCGAGATCGGCAACGGCCACGACCCCCACTTCCGCGACGACACCCGGCACATCCGCGAGGACGCGTCGTGGCGCGTCGCTGGCGCGGGCCCGGGGCTGGAGGACCGGCGCGTCGAGATCACCGGCCCGACCGACCCCAAGATGACGATCAACGCGCTGAACTCGGGCGCGAAGGTGTGGCTCGCCGACCAGGAGGACGCCACCTCGCCCACGTGGGCGAACGTCATCGGCGGGCAGCTGTCGCTGCGCGACGCGATCCGCGGCCAGCTGTCGTACACGAGCCCCGAGGGCAAGACCTACGAGGTCACGGCTGCCGAGACCCCGACGATCGTCATGCGTCCGCGGGGCTGGCACCTGCCCGAGAAGCACATCGAGGTGACCGACCGCGCGGGCCGGCGGCTCGCCGCATCCGGATCGCTCGTCGATTTCGGGCTGTACGCGTTCCACAACGCGCGCGAGCTCATCGCCCGCGGACGCGGCCCGTACTTCTATCTCGCGAAGCTGGAGTCCGCCGAGGAGGCCCGCCTGTGGGACGACGTCTTCACCTTCACGGAGGCGCACCTGGACATCCCGCACGGCACGATCCGCGCGACCGTGCTCATCGAGACGCTGCCGGCGGCGTTCGAGATGGAGGAGATCCTCTACGAGCTGCGGGACCACTGCGCCGGGTTGAACGCGGGCCGCTGGGACTACATCTTCTCGATCATCAAGAACTACCGCGGCCGCGGGGCGCGCTTCGTCCTGCCCGACCGCAGCGACGTCACGATGACGGTGCCGTTCATGCGCGCGTACACCGAGCTGCTCGTGAAGACGTGCCACGCGCGCGGCGCGTACGCGATCGGCGGCATGAGCGCGTTCATCCCGAACCGGCGTGATCCGGAGGTGACCGCGCGCGCGTTCGAGAAGGTCGCCGCCGACAAGAAGCGCGAGGCCGGCGACGGCTTCGACGGCACGTGGGTGGCCCACCCCGACCTCATCCCGATCGCCCGGGCCGAGTTCGACGCCGTGCTCGGCGAGCGTCCGAACCAGCTCGACCGGCAGCGCGACGACGTGCACGTCTCACCGGCGGATCTCCTCGACGTGCGGATCGGGCGCCCGATCACGGCCGCCGGCGTGCACGGCAACGTGTCGGTCGCGCTCCGCTACATCGAGGCGTGGCTGCGGGGACTCGGGGCCGTCGCGATCGACAACCTCATGGAGGATGCCGCCACCGCCGAGATCAGCCGGTCGCAGATCTGGCAGTGGATCCACCAGGATCAGGCGACCGCCGAGGGTGAACCCATCACGCGCGAGTACGTCGAGCGCGTGGTGGAGCGGGTGCTGGGCGAGGTCGAGCGCACCGCAGGCGACCGCTTCGACGACGCCGCCGAGGTGTTCCGCGAGGTGGCGCTGCGCCCCGAGTTCCCCACGTTCCTGACGACCCCCGCGTACGCGCGCTACTTCGACTGA
- a CDS encoding VOC family protein codes for MSIGTTPLPSGHNTVNPFVITADARGFIRFVQAVFGGAEVEQVRTPDRDGSIIHAEVVVGNATIMLSDTKEGWPFTPAFLQIYVADARECIDRAQALGATLITPISDFYGGFRLARVQDPWRNIWWLYEPDTGTRGQGARESDTDWHDRDPSVVYATLLDAMAELGRVSR; via the coding sequence ATGTCCATCGGAACGACACCCCTCCCCTCGGGTCACAACACCGTCAATCCGTTCGTGATCACCGCCGACGCCCGCGGCTTCATCCGCTTCGTCCAAGCCGTCTTCGGCGGCGCCGAAGTCGAACAGGTGCGGACGCCCGATCGGGATGGCTCGATCATCCACGCCGAGGTGGTCGTCGGGAATGCGACGATCATGCTCAGCGACACGAAGGAGGGCTGGCCGTTCACGCCGGCGTTCCTCCAGATCTACGTCGCCGACGCGCGCGAGTGCATCGACAGAGCCCAGGCGCTCGGCGCGACGCTCATCACGCCGATCTCCGACTTCTACGGCGGGTTCCGGCTGGCCCGTGTCCAGGATCCGTGGCGCAACATCTGGTGGCTGTACGAACCGGACACCGGCACACGCGGGCAGGGCGCTCGTGAGAGCGACACCGACTGGCACGACCGCGATCCGAGCGTCGTCTATGCGACGCTGCTGGACGCCATGGCCGAACTCGGCCGCGTGTCACGCTGA